The window CAAGCACGAATTTTCCacaattccgaataatggaatttatgggattaattcaggcaatataaatcgggctttggtgggggccccacatacacgtttttatgattgattgattaattagttgATTTGATGGTCGTACATGATTGagttattctgctctatgacatgcatgatattatttcttaattgtgtgCTAACCCCCTTTCTTGATAGCGCACTGATCATTTGATGTCAAGGTATGCTCCGCTCCTACTTCGATCGTTCTTATTGAGTATTTTGATTTTCACATGAGCATGGTCATTCtaggtattcattgatttattcatcgattgccatgattgcttcattttattagtagagacccgtttttaggggcttagaggggtgctacggtctttaccgtaccttcccgatgagtaacctgacccccgaacccgatccggtttttcacagaccacctgttccaaaacaaggagtcacacttagggtttttctttcttattttgtttaccctttaaaaataaaacaaaaataagtggcgactccaagtcattttcttaataaataaaaatcataatttttcaaattaaaatcgagctcgccatcgagtgggaaacgcatgagccgaaatgcggggtccacatcGGGTTTGTCATTAACCCACCCAAATTGTAACCCTATAAATAacaacttatatatatattatagtgGTAATTCGTTTTGGTGGGTTACATTTGTATGGTGTTAAAGCTTAGACATTCATTAAAAGTTCAACCTTAACATGACACAATAATAATTaggtaaaaaatataaacttagatacgatttaattattaaatagatgatatatttaataattaagtcaAGTTACGTCTTGTATAAATCTATATGATTAACCTCCATACTTGACATATTTATAATCTAATTagcttatttattaaaattgaatttgaaatgagCCAAATTTAGGTTAAGTAGATTAAAGTTATAGTTAGGTTAATCAGcatgattattaaatatgtcAATTCAGGGCAAATTTGTCTTAtgtaatttgattaaaataaataaataaataacctatttattaaacaaattatgCAAGTCAATATAAATTTGACCCAAGTATAATTATACTTAACTCAAATACAATTTTACTCAACCCAAAACCACGAAAACGATATTGGGTTCAAATCATATTGGCGATCGCATCAAACTTCGTCACGCCTAAGTTAGATACatcaagaaaatgataaatatagtACATTACTTatgattgataaataaaaactataggAACATCAATCATATTgtgaaagaagaaatcaaaacaAGTTTCTCATATCCTTCTCATTCTTCTTCAAAGATCATATTAACTCCCAGTTACTTATTGGAGaatgtaataaaaattttcaatatatttacatttgatCAACTTCAatgggatagttttttggttccTTAAAATAGATGAGAGGATTACTTATTGATGGTAGCaagaaattgtaaaaaaaaaaaccgatgCCAAAAAGGAGTTATTTTGAATGGTCAAAggtactttaaaaaaaaattaaaaaaaaaaatcaaatcccCCTAACTTACCTTGATTGTTGaacaaaattaaatcaaataaaaaaccaaattttatctttatccacgtatatatatttatttgactAGCGTATTGTGaccaaaaaattaattaaattattgaaatcaaaCAATTCATattgtttggttttttgttaCAAACAttgaattcaaataattaaaagaaaaaagaaaactaaaactaaaagttATGGAACATAAAGTATCTtcaatataaatcaatcaaCACATGGCATCTGGAAGCGACACACAGGACAGTGGCAACTCCTCTCTAACCATTTAACAATGCAATCACCATGAAAAACATGAGAGCAAGGCATCCGGACAACTTGCAAACCGATTGGCAGGCTTTCCAAACAAATGGAACAGTCTTGTGAAAGATCAAGTCCAACCCTCTCCAACTTATCAATGGATGATTTAGTCGCCGGCACGGTCTTGATCATTTGATCCTCTTCCATCTCCATATCAATATCCCCATGGTCTTCCTCCCCATATAAATCCAAAATTTCCCAGAGCTCTCGGCTTTCACTAATGTCAACTACAATCACATCCATGATGAACACAGAAATTGATCTCACAATAGGCGGTTTCATGGAGCGAGCCAAGGCGGAGACTTGTCGTATGATACGTACCTGGTCGTCGGGTGAGACTCCATAGTTTCTGAGAACGGGAGAAAAGAATGAATCAGCGGCAGGATATGATATTAGCCCGTCGTGCCTTATCTTGAATATTTGCTCCATTATAAATATATGATCTTCTTTAATAATCATGCCCATAGTATCACCAGGCGTTAATGGAAAGTAGTATTGAGCTGTCTCGTATCTCAGCAATCTGATTGGGATGAAGTCCCAACTCTCCACCCTCTGTATATCATCCATCACAAGATGTTCCTGGTGCTTGTAGTTAGGCATCTTGAAAATTAAGGAGCTATGATATGTGGTACATTACATATATAGGAGTGGTCATGGCCATAGCTTAGTAAGTAGAGATGAAATGGGAAACAATGATTTACAATTCCACAAGTAGTTCTCCACTTTTAACTGTGGTTGTTTTTCTAAAAGTAAATAACTctaattattttaactattaattaataattaatcttatttgTTGATATGGTATATATAATaatctatttatattttattatctcataatttattatattctctcattttattgaaaatagaattttacgaaattaatttttataatagttaaaaaattggttaattatttttaaatttaaatgacttcatctttttatttattttgtaagcGTTGGCAAGGTAAAATAGGAATCAGT of the Vitis vinifera cultivar Pinot Noir 40024 chromosome 10, ASM3070453v1 genome contains:
- the LOC104880573 gene encoding uncharacterized protein LOC104880573 — protein: MDDIQRVESWDFIPIRLLRYETAQYYFPLTPGDTMGMIIKEDHIFIMEQIFKIRHDGLISYPAADSFFSPVLRNYGVSPDDQVRIIRQVSALARSMKPPIVRSISVFIMDVIVVDISESRELWEILDLYGEEDHGDIDMEMEEDQMIKTVPATKSSIDKLERVGLDLSQDCSICLESLPIGLQVVRMPCSHVFHGDCIVKWLERSCHCPVCRFQMPCVD